Proteins encoded by one window of Mercenaria mercenaria strain notata chromosome 4, MADL_Memer_1, whole genome shotgun sequence:
- the LOC123552390 gene encoding retinol dehydrogenase 14-like has protein sequence MGAKQSFPREQIPQNRTFVVTGANRGIGYEIAKWIAMLGGTVVMACRSEDETMKAMRQMDQEYKEEKAKGTEGLVDVPELSLVFMELDLSSFKSTKAFVQAYKDSGRPLHVLICNAGISKAKPEQTEDGFEFMLQVNYLSHFLMIGQLLPMMKKNESETRIVLVSSDAHKMCGYNLEAINYQGDPSNFGVLDYYGRSKLYQIMQMHCLHRRLRNSNISVTSAHPGMVETKIGAEFKDRTAYQLFLKMSRLVGVMRTPIQGATTIINSAVNPDLKSVSGVYFKDCQPASTTSVSRDEVKQEELWNKTLEFLKGHFTEEEIYCLEGADPTETLSD, from the exons ATGGGGGCTAAGCAATCATTTCCTAGAGAACAGATACCGCAAAACAGAACATTTGTTGTTACAGGAGCAAATAGAG GTATAGGATATGAGATCGCAAAATGGATAGCAATGTTGGGAGGTACTGTAGTGATGGCATGTAGATCTGAAGACGAAACAATGAAG GCAATGCGCCAGATGGACCAGGAGTATAAGGAAGAGAAAGCAAAGGGAACTGAAGGTTTAGTTGACGTCCCAGAACTTTCTCTCGTCTTCATGGAACTCGACCTGTCATCTTTCAAGTCCACTAAAGCGTTTGTACAAGCATACAAAGATTCTGGTAGACCACTCCATGTATTAATTTGTAATGCAGGAATAAGTAAAGCTAAACCAG AACAAACAGAAGATGGGTTTGAATTCATGTTACAG GTGAATTACCTCAGTCATTTTCTGATGATTGGTCAATTGTTGCCGATGATGAAGAAGAACGAGAGCGAGACCAGAATCGTCCTGGTTTCAAGTGATGCGCATAA AATGTGCGGGTATAATTTAGAAGCCATTAACTACCAAGGAGATCCTTCGAACTTTGGTGTTTTAGATTACTATGGTAGATCAAAGTTATATCAG ATAATGCAAATGCATTGTCTTCACCGAAGGCTACGAAACTCCAATATTTCTGTTACCAGCGCTCACCCTGGAATGGTTGAAACAAAAATCGGAGCGGAATTTAAAGACAGAACAGCTTACCAGCTATTTCTGAAAATGAGCCGTCTTGtgg GTGTGATGCGTACACCCATTCAAGGTGCCACTACAATCATCAATAGTGCAGTAAATCCAGATTTGAAATCAGTCAGTGGAGTTTATTTTAAAGACTGTCAGCCAGCATCAACAACATCAGTCTCAAG AGACGAAGTTAAACAGGAAGAGCTGTGGAATAAAACGCTGGAATTTTTAAAGGGCCATTTTACAGAAGAAGAAATATACTGTTTAGAAGGGGCTGATCCCACTGAGACATTAAGTGACTGA